The sequence CGATTAATACGTTTACAGGCAATACCCCAAGAAATAATGGAGATTTTGTTATCCCATATCGTAGAAAAGTTCCAGCCAATCCACCTATTGCTAGAAACATTATTTCAATTCCCTTCATATAGAATCACTTTTCTGGTGAAATTGATTTTCTTTTTGATTTTTGTTTGTCATTTGTCTACCTGTTTAATTTTCATTAGGTAGACATTATCAGCATCTTCTGATGCGGTTTAGGATTTCCCAAGGCTAATGTCATAGCCTGCAATCACATAATTTTATCATATTTTTAAGCCTTTGTTACAAGTTTCATTATTATTTTGGTTACAATGTGAACAAATCAAACCTAAGATGTATTGAATACAAAATAATGGGATCGGCCGGATTTGAACCGACGACCTCAGGTACCCAAAACCCGAATCATACCATGCTAGACCACGATCCCGATGTAAATGCAGCTTGGAGCTCCCCAATTTAAGCTTCACAGATGATGATTTTAAATAACATACAAAATCAAGACTATTTTATGCAAATCCAAGATTACATCAGTGCTGGAAAGATTGCATCGCAAGTAAGAGAAAATGCAAGAAAAAAAGATCATGTCGGGTCTACGTTATTTGAGATTTGCGAGTCAATAGAAAAAGAAATTATTCAAAAGGGTGGCAAGTGTGCCTTTCCAGTTAATACCAGTCTAAATGAGATAGCAGCTCACTATACCGCAGAGCCAAATGACCAGAGAGCAATCAGTGAAACAGATTTGTTAAAAATTGATCTTGGAGTACAGATTAACGGATACATAGCAGATACTGCAGTAACTGTATGCTATGATCCCAAGTTTGATTTTCTAATACAAGCAGCAGAAGCTGCACTAAAGGATGCAATATCAATCATAAAAACAGGTACAAAATCAAGCGATGTTGGAAAAACAATAGAAAACACAGTAAAACAGATGGGCTGTCAACCAATAGCAAATCTCAGCGGTCATTCCTTAGAACAATACACTATTCATGCTGGAAAATCAATACCAAATATTTGGTCCATAGGATCTTTTTCGTTTTCGCCTACCGAAGCTTACGCGTGTGAGCCATTTGTTACAACAAAAGAAGGGTTAGGATTTGTACGCGAGGGTAAAACAAGAAACATCTTTTCACTTATCACTAGAAAAAGAACAAAGGATGCAGAAGCTGATAAGCTTGCTGATCACATATGGGAAAAATTTAACATGTTGCCATTTGCATTAAGATGGCTTATTCCAACTTGGGAAGAGAAAAATGCTAGAATTTTGTTAGAGAAACTTGTTAAAAACAAGGTAGTAAGATCATATCCTGTATTAACTGAGGCAAATGGTGAAAGAGTAGCACAGGCAGAGCACACATTCATACCTCAAGAAAATGGAATAACAGTTACTACACTCTAGGCACTAACTTCGCCAAAAATTTTGGTAATTGACATCTGACCTTTACATGATGAACATGTATCAGTTTTTTTAAATACGTAATCACCATCTCTGAATTTTCGTTTTAAAATTGTGTTACATGAATTGCATTGCTCTATAGTATATGGTGCAATGATCTCTTCTTTTTTTCTTTTAAATTTCATTGCGAAACTCCAAGAGTGTTTCCCACTCCAATTACTAGGACAGATTGACCTGGTTTTGCATTATCTTTAATCATTTCATGTATTTGTGACGTTACCTTTTCTGCAGAGTCCGCAATTTCTTTTTTCATAAGCGTGATGGCTTCTTTGATTGATTGTTTTATTACAATAGCATAAATAGGAATTTTGTATTTTGTTGCAACCTCTTCAATTTGATATCTATCAGTACCAATTCCCCCAATTGCCGCACCAAATCCTTGTGTTACAGTACCAGAATCTTCTCCTTCTAGTTTTAATGCTGCATCAACCATTACTATTACATCAGGTTTACTTTCAGATATAATTCTCTCTAATGCATCACCTGGTCTTCCAACTGTTGCAGATGGTCCTTCGGCCTTCATCAGATAGAGTTTTCTTCCCTCGAATTCTTTTTCGCTCCACACTGTTTCAAATGCAGCAGTTTTCTTTTCTGTTCCAATCATCATCTTTCCAACAATCATTGGTCCTATCCCATCACCTATTGGTTGACCTTGTTTAAAGGCAGAAACAGCACCCTTTAGCGCCTCTGCTTCTTCCATGATAAATGGCATCATCATTTGTAATGGCAAAATGAGCGGAAAATTATTTTGTTTTTTTGCTGTAAGATAAAGGTGTCTTACCATTTTGTAAAACAAGTGCAAAGTAGTAACCGCTTCCAGAATGTTTTCTATTTTACTTGCGTCCATCGAGTTCATTTCTGATGAAATTGTTTTTACTTGCAATCTAGTATAATCCTCACGTGAACGCATGATGTGTCTGATTTTCTGAATAATTCCATTGGGATCCATATCAACTGGCATTATTGTAAAATATTCAAGATACCTGTCGATTTTTGCAGATGGATCTGTTGTTGGTTTTATTGTAGTTTTTATGTAATCTAGTAATTCTTTTCTTGTATCTTCTTTGAACGTCTTTAGTTTTTCAAGCGATTTGTTGATTTCAGATGATGTTATTTGTAACTGAATCCTTTGACCATAAAACATGAAGATTACTATCGGTACAATCCACACAAGCAACATCAGAGGATTAGAATTATCATTAAAGTTGAGGAGTTTGTCTACGTTAATTCCTAGAAAATCCAATGATAGAAAAGCTTGTTTTTACCAAATTAAATCTTTGTTAAAAACCATGATCATTTTTAACTTATAAAAACAATGAATTATAATGAAAGCGGAAAATATAGGTGCTGAAATTCAGCGAATTGTACAATGCAGGGTACTTTGGGATAAACATAGTCGTGATTTTTATTCTGTTGACGCCAGCTCATATATTGTAAAACCACTGGTCATTGTTTTCCCAAGAAATGAAAATGATATTATTAAGATTCTAGGATTTGCCTCAAAAAAGAACATTCCAGTCACACCTCGTGGTGCTGGAACAGGTCTTGTCGGAAGTGCACTAGGCAAGGGAATAATTCTTGATTTGAAATATTTTGATAAAATCAAAACATATCCAAATTATGTGCATGTGGGTTCAGGTCTCCTTAAGGGAACTCTTGATAAAAATTTAGAAAAAAATAACAAGTTTTTTGGGCCGGATCCGTCAGTTGGTCCATACTGTACAATTGGTGGGATGATTGCCACAAACGCAAGTGGTATTCATTCACTCAAGTATGGTAGTGTTATAGACAACTTGATTGGAGTAAGGATAATAACTTCAAATGGCAAAGCAATTAATTTTCCATCAAAATCACGGTTTGGTAACAAGATACTAAAAATTATAAATCACAATATTCAAAAAAAATTTCCTCGTGTATCAAAAAATTCTTGTGGTTATAGACTAGACAAAATCACAAAAAAAACAGACTTGCAAAAAATCGTTGCAGGTTCTGAAGGTACTTTGTGCATTATCATTTCTGCAAAGATAAAGATTTTACCACTACCAAAAAAGAAAATTCTAATCATATTATCATATAGAAATTTAGAACAAGCTGTAATTGATTCTGCAAAAATAGTAAAACTTGCACCTTCTGCACTGGAGTTAATAGATAAGAAAATAATTAAACACATTAAATTTGATTTTCCTATAGATACAGGATGTCTGTTATTTGTAGAGTTTGACAGTAACATTGAGAAAAGCAAGGCTAATCTTGGAGAGATAATCAAATCTGAAAGAATCATCAAAATTTTGACAAAAAAAGACGAAGTAAAAAAGTGGTGGAGTCTTAGAAATTCAGCACTAGGATTAAGTCTGAGAGGGATTACTCCAGATCAAAGTTTACCAACGTTAATTGAGGATGCTACAGTTTCTGTTGAGAAACTTGTTGTGCTTGTTGATATAATCAAAAAGATTTCAGAAAAATACAAGTTAGACATAATCACATACGGTCATGCTGGAAACGGCAACCTGCATATTAGACCTGTGATTAGAAACAAAAACAAAAAATTGATGAAAAAAATAGCTGCTGAATTTTTTTCCAAAGTAATAGCGACAGGCGGGAGCATAACAGGCGAACATGGAGATGGTCTTGCTAGATCAGAATTTGTAAAATTACAATATGGAAATTATATCTATTCTGTTTTTAAGAAAATAAAACAAGAGTTTGATCCAAAAAATATTTTAAATCCAGATAAGATAATCACCACAAAAAGCAGTATGATAAAAATTTGATTAGTGTATTATTTTATTTTTGTTCCAAGTGGTACTTCTTCATTTACTGTTAGCCAGAACGGTTTATCGTTTACATCTGCGGCCAAAAGCATTGCATTTGATTCAAATCCCGCAATCTTTCGTGGTTCTAGATTTGCAATAACAACCACCGTCTTACCAACTAGATCTTCTGGTTGATAATATTCTGCACCGCCAATTATTACTTCACGCTTTTCTTCTCCTAAATCTATGATTCCTTTAATAATCTTCGATTTTCCAAGTATTTTTTCGGTGCCAAGTATTTTGGCTATACGAATATCGAGTTTAGCAAAATCATCATATGTAATATTTGGCACACCAAGGATAATTTTATCACATTAAAATTGATTTCGAAATTATGAAACAATTTTCTAATAACCTCAAAATTAAGGATTGACCCGTTAAAAGTTCCAGTTAAACGTGAGAATAATAAGTTAATTTAATAACTATCAAAATCAAAAATAGGTAGGACGTAATATGAGTAGTGTACAAAAAGAGATTGTAACTAGACATTCAAAATCTCTTTCAGTTGTTGTACCCACTTATAATGAATCTAAAAATATTGTGGGCATACTAGATTCTTTATGTAAACATCTACCTATTGATACAGATACTGAGATCATAGTAGTTGATGACAATTCACCAGATGGTACTGGAAATATAGTTGAAGAATATGCAAAAAATTCTAAAAGGGAAAATACCCAATCTGTTCAAGTCATACATAGAAAAACTGAACGTGGATTGAGTTCTGCAATTCTTGCTGGCATCAGCTGTGCCAAAGGTGAATCAGTTGTTGTAATGGATAGCGATTTCTCACATCCTCCACAAACAATTCCAAAAATGATAGAGGAGCTTCACAAATCCGAATGCGATATAGTAGTAGCATCGAGATATGTCGATGGTGGTTCTGTAAAAGGATGGCCGTTTAAAAGAAAAATAATAAGCAAAGGAGCGACCAAAATTGCTCAACATGGATTAGGAATAAAAATCAAAGATCCAATGTCGGGTTTTTTTGCATTCAAACGCAGTATTATTAATAATATCAAGTTTGATGCCATGGGATACAAAATACTTTTAGAAATACTTGTAAAAACACGAGGAGTAAAAGTAAAAGAGATCCCATATGAATTCATTAATCGTAAAGAAGGTTCAAGCAAACTAGATACAGCTGTAACTATTGATTATGTCAAATCATTATGGAGTCTATACCGTTATGGTAAAACCATCCGTGAAAAAGAAAAAAGAATTTCTGTACGTTTTCTCTCAAAAGCTGGAAGATTCTATACAGTAGGTGCCTCAGGTTTACTGGTAAACTATTTAGTTTCATTTCTTTTTGGAGTAGTTCTATCTAACTTATGGTACATCTATGCAACCATGATAGGAATTGTATTTTCTATGACATCAAACTTTATTCTAAATAAAGTGTGGACTTTTGAGGATAGAGACTTTGATCTTAAAAAAACTCTAAAGCAATACGGATTATTTTTGGGCTTTAGTGGAATAGGTGCAATATTTCAGATTTTCATGATTTACGTTCTAGTAGAATCAAGACACTTGAATTATTCTATTGCATTGTTTGTAGCAGTAGTTATTGCATCTGTTGGAAATTTCATCTTAAACAAAAGATGGACTTTCGAAGAAAAAGTTTGGAGTTAATCCTGCAATGGTAAACAACCAAATATGCCTACATTAAAAATATCAAGTCTACTTTTTAGAAGAATTAGTCGCGTCTCAATTATTTTTCTTCTAATTCCGTTAACGCTATCTGCATTTACACATTTGTGGAATCCAGTAGGCTTCCCAGATATTTTCTATGACGAAGGAGTATACATGTACAGAGCGATGAATGTTTTAGCAGGTCTAGGACCGCAAACTAATACCTTCCATGATCATCCGTTTTTTGGACAGTTTTTCTTGGCAGGTGCATTATCTTTAACAGGTTATCCAGATTCGCTTCATCCCAAACCTGATGCGCATTCTATAGAAATGCTCTATCTAGTTCCACGAATATTGATGGGTTTACTAGCAGTATTGGATACTTTTCTGATATTCAAGATCTCAGAGCGTTGTTATTCAACAAAAGTTGCTTTTTTAGCTTCAATCTTGTTTGCTGTCATGCCAATAACTTGGCTTGTGAGAAGAATATTGTTAGATTCCATATTACTCCCATTTCTGTTGACATCCATACTTTTTGCAGTTTATACAAAAAATTCTCAACATAGTAAATTGTTTACCGTGATTTCTGGGATTTTACTTGGAATTGCTATTTTTACAAAAGAAACCGCATTTGTCATGATTCCAGTAGTGGCAATTCTGCTGTATCAGAACACAAAGAGTAGAAAAACTCTTGTGTTGTGGTTCATACCAGTAATTTTGATACCATTATTATGGCCCGCTCAGAGCATCGCCGATAATCAATTCCACAAATTCGTTGCTGATGTCTTGTTTCAAGTCCACAGGCAAAATAACAACTTTGTAAATATTGTAGGAAATTTTGCTGGTTATGATCCAGTCTTGCTAATATTAGGTATAACTGGAACTGTTTATGCTGCCATAAAAAGAGATTCCATGATTTTGTTGTGGATAATTCCATTTGTGATATTCCTTGTTTCAATAGGCTATGTCCAATATTTTTATTGGATTCTCATATTACCTGCATTTTGTATTGCGTCATCCAAATTCATAATAGACAAATTAGAGACCGTAAAGAAAAACAATCAACAAATTGTTACATTTTCCATAATAGCTAGCATATGCATTTTTGGATTTACTATGTCAACGTTATTAATTACTACAAATATTTCAGGCCAATTTGAAGCTGCAGCATACGTTATTCAAAATGTTCACAACAGTAATATTCCTAAGGATAGTAATAATACAACAATTATTTCAAGCCCAGTGTACTCGTGGTTGTTTACATATGTTTACAAAATTCCTGATGTAGACCCTGATTACAGATACATATTGTTTCATCCCCTCTATACTCAAAAGATTCTTCTAATATCAGACACTCACTTCAAAGGAAACATCAATGCTGGAAAACAACTTCAGGATGTATACAACCGTACCTTCCCAATCAAGAAGTTTTACGGTGGAGTTCTAAAATACGATATAGGGGAATATCCGTTTACCAACATGGTTCCAAATTATGAAGGAAGCGAGATAGAAATACGGGAAAACAAATAATCATGATCAATATATTATGTAAGCAAAAAAGAAAATATTTGTAAAAGTAAAATTATGTGTAATCAACAAATAAATCAGTTACCACTTTTGGTAATGAGATAGTTAAGGTTCAGTAAATGTAATTATTTTAACTGGTCTGAAATTTGTTCAAGATATGAAACCGAGAAACGTTATATGGATCTTACTTTTAATTATAGTCCTTGAAAGATAATGACACTAATCTTCAGTTAAATCTGTTTGATGCAGAACCTGGAACGGCGTCATACGAACACAAGTTAAATCTACAGAAGATTACAGAACAACTTTTAAAATTTGGGCTTAGTCCAAATCAAACAAAAATATACATCTATTTGGGAAAATACGGTCCAAAAACGGCACCACAAGTGTTCAAAGCATTACAGCTACCAAGAACTGAAACTTATTTCATTCTTAACGCATTACAAGGCAGAGGAATTGTAAATGCAGAATGTTCATCACCCACAAAATATTCTGCGCTTCCATTAGAGCAAACGTTATCAACGTTAGTAAATACAGAAAAAGAGAAATTAGATACGTTAACGCAACAAAAAAGCGATCTGGTTCAACTTTGGGATCAAGTTCCGTCATATATTATTGAGACGGACGAAACAAAAAGTGAAAAATTACAAATGGTGCAAGGAAGTGAACTTATACAAATAAAAATAAAAAACATGATTAAAAGTGCGAGAGAAGAAATTCTAATGTTTTGTAGTGAGAAAGATCTTTCTAGATTTTATCATGCTGATATCACAGATATGTTATCAGACTCACTTATCGATTTTAGGATCATTGTTTCTCCAGCGCAAAGAATTCCTTCTTTTCTGGATGGAATAAATAAAAAAGCAATTAAACTAATGCCAAGTATTAATTCTGAAAATCAATGTTTTGTGATCAAAGATCATAGCGAGGTTATAATATTTCTAAGAAATGCGGTTCATCCCTCGCACAATCCTTTTGCAGTTTGGGCGGATTCTAGATCATTTGTGGATTCTATGCATATGTTATTTGGGTATTCTTGGGAGAATGCAGAGATATGTCATTGATGCGCTATAATAAATCCAAAAATGATTCTATGTCTGATAACAAGATGAGGGGAATGTAATTTGGTTGAAAATAAAGACATTCTATCAAATAGGGAACTTCTGATGATGGCCGTAGAAGATGTGTTAAATGGAATGGGTGAGCCTACGCTTGAGATAATAAATAAGAGGCTCTTTCAAGAATACCATTGTTCGTTGTTAGACTGTGTAGAACACCCAGATTACCTCGCTAATGTCTTGAAACAAACATTTGGTCTTGCACACATTGCCATAGTACAGAAAATCAAGAAAAATATGGGCGAATTTGCATCAGAAAAACCTGTAGAAGAATTCATCAAGGTATTGTCTAGGTAAAAATTGGAAGCCAATCTGCTGAGAATAAGAATCCATAGATTCTTGATTTTTTCTCTAATTTGCATCGGTTTTACTATTCTGATAGCAAATTTTCTTGGTAAGAATATTGCGACAGCAACGTCTGACTTTCTTTATTTACCTGTATCAGGCACTCTCTTAATCCTATCAATCATCATCTCTGTCAGATTTGGTGGAAAGGGTGACCTTGGAAGATCTTATCTCTTTTTTGCCGGTTTTGCTGCTGCTTGGTTTATTGCAGAATTGTTCTGGTTTATTTCTGAGATTTTTAATAAATTAAATCCCTTCCCGTACGTAAACGACTTTCTTTATCTTCTCGGATATCCTTTTTTATTATTATTTTCAATCTATTATCTAAAGCCAGTAGAAGCAGC comes from Nitrosopumilaceae archaeon and encodes:
- the map gene encoding type II methionyl aminopeptidase, with the translated sequence MQIQDYISAGKIASQVRENARKKDHVGSTLFEICESIEKEIIQKGGKCAFPVNTSLNEIAAHYTAEPNDQRAISETDLLKIDLGVQINGYIADTAVTVCYDPKFDFLIQAAEAALKDAISIIKTGTKSSDVGKTIENTVKQMGCQPIANLSGHSLEQYTIHAGKSIPNIWSIGSFSFSPTEAYACEPFVTTKEGLGFVREGKTRNIFSLITRKRTKDAEADKLADHIWEKFNMLPFALRWLIPTWEEKNARILLEKLVKNKVVRSYPVLTEANGERVAQAEHTFIPQENGITVTTL
- a CDS encoding DUF1512 domain-containing protein, whose amino-acid sequence is MDFLGINVDKLLNFNDNSNPLMLLVWIVPIVIFMFYGQRIQLQITSSEINKSLEKLKTFKEDTRKELLDYIKTTIKPTTDPSAKIDRYLEYFTIMPVDMDPNGIIQKIRHIMRSREDYTRLQVKTISSEMNSMDASKIENILEAVTTLHLFYKMVRHLYLTAKKQNNFPLILPLQMMMPFIMEEAEALKGAVSAFKQGQPIGDGIGPMIVGKMMIGTEKKTAAFETVWSEKEFEGRKLYLMKAEGPSATVGRPGDALERIISESKPDVIVMVDAALKLEGEDSGTVTQGFGAAIGGIGTDRYQIEEVATKYKIPIYAIVIKQSIKEAITLMKKEIADSAEKVTSQIHEMIKDNAKPGQSVLVIGVGNTLGVSQ
- a CDS encoding FAD-binding oxidoreductase, translating into MKAENIGAEIQRIVQCRVLWDKHSRDFYSVDASSYIVKPLVIVFPRNENDIIKILGFASKKNIPVTPRGAGTGLVGSALGKGIILDLKYFDKIKTYPNYVHVGSGLLKGTLDKNLEKNNKFFGPDPSVGPYCTIGGMIATNASGIHSLKYGSVIDNLIGVRIITSNGKAINFPSKSRFGNKILKIINHNIQKKFPRVSKNSCGYRLDKITKKTDLQKIVAGSEGTLCIIISAKIKILPLPKKKILIILSYRNLEQAVIDSAKIVKLAPSALELIDKKIIKHIKFDFPIDTGCLLFVEFDSNIEKSKANLGEIIKSERIIKILTKKDEVKKWWSLRNSALGLSLRGITPDQSLPTLIEDATVSVEKLVVLVDIIKKISEKYKLDIITYGHAGNGNLHIRPVIRNKNKKLMKKIAAEFFSKVIATGGSITGEHGDGLARSEFVKLQYGNYIYSVFKKIKQEFDPKNILNPDKIITTKSSMIKI
- a CDS encoding tRNA-binding protein, encoding MPNITYDDFAKLDIRIAKILGTEKILGKSKIIKGIIDLGEEKREVIIGGAEYYQPEDLVGKTVVVIANLEPRKIAGFESNAMLLAADVNDKPFWLTVNEEVPLGTKIK
- a CDS encoding glycosyltransferase family 2 protein, whose translation is MSSVQKEIVTRHSKSLSVVVPTYNESKNIVGILDSLCKHLPIDTDTEIIVVDDNSPDGTGNIVEEYAKNSKRENTQSVQVIHRKTERGLSSAILAGISCAKGESVVVMDSDFSHPPQTIPKMIEELHKSECDIVVASRYVDGGSVKGWPFKRKIISKGATKIAQHGLGIKIKDPMSGFFAFKRSIINNIKFDAMGYKILLEILVKTRGVKVKEIPYEFINRKEGSSKLDTAVTIDYVKSLWSLYRYGKTIREKEKRISVRFLSKAGRFYTVGASGLLVNYLVSFLFGVVLSNLWYIYATMIGIVFSMTSNFILNKVWTFEDRDFDLKKTLKQYGLFLGFSGIGAIFQIFMIYVLVESRHLNYSIALFVAVVIASVGNFILNKRWTFEEKVWS
- a CDS encoding glycosyltransferase family 39 protein — encoded protein: MPTLKISSLLFRRISRVSIIFLLIPLTLSAFTHLWNPVGFPDIFYDEGVYMYRAMNVLAGLGPQTNTFHDHPFFGQFFLAGALSLTGYPDSLHPKPDAHSIEMLYLVPRILMGLLAVLDTFLIFKISERCYSTKVAFLASILFAVMPITWLVRRILLDSILLPFLLTSILFAVYTKNSQHSKLFTVISGILLGIAIFTKETAFVMIPVVAILLYQNTKSRKTLVLWFIPVILIPLLWPAQSIADNQFHKFVADVLFQVHRQNNNFVNIVGNFAGYDPVLLILGITGTVYAAIKRDSMILLWIIPFVIFLVSIGYVQYFYWILILPAFCIASSKFIIDKLETVKKNNQQIVTFSIIASICIFGFTMSTLLITTNISGQFEAAAYVIQNVHNSNIPKDSNNTTIISSPVYSWLFTYVYKIPDVDPDYRYILFHPLYTQKILLISDTHFKGNINAGKQLQDVYNRTFPIKKFYGGVLKYDIGEYPFTNMVPNYEGSEIEIRENK
- a CDS encoding helix-turn-helix domain-containing protein, which encodes MKDNDTNLQLNLFDAEPGTASYEHKLNLQKITEQLLKFGLSPNQTKIYIYLGKYGPKTAPQVFKALQLPRTETYFILNALQGRGIVNAECSSPTKYSALPLEQTLSTLVNTEKEKLDTLTQQKSDLVQLWDQVPSYIIETDETKSEKLQMVQGSELIQIKIKNMIKSAREEILMFCSEKDLSRFYHADITDMLSDSLIDFRIIVSPAQRIPSFLDGINKKAIKLMPSINSENQCFVIKDHSEVIIFLRNAVHPSHNPFAVWADSRSFVDSMHMLFGYSWENAEICH